The Coregonus clupeaformis isolate EN_2021a chromosome 3, ASM2061545v1, whole genome shotgun sequence genome includes a region encoding these proteins:
- the LOC121538602 gene encoding mothers against decapentaplegic homolog 5 isoform X2, which translates to MTSMSSLFSFTSPAVKRLLGWKQGDEEEKWAEKAVDALVKKLKKKKGAMEDLEKALSSPGQPSKCVTIPRSLDGRLQVSHRKGLPHVIYCRVWRWPDLQSHHELKPLEMCEYPFGSKQKEVCINPYHYKRVESPVLPPVLVPRHSEFNPQHSLLVQFRNMTHNEPHMPLNATFPESFQQHSGGSGTSFPISPNSPYPPSPASSGGVGTYPNSPASSGPSSPFQLPADTPPPAYMPPDEQMGQEGSMETTSSSGPRNMPSGDVQPVEYEEPSHWCSIVYYELNNRVGEAYHASSTSVLVDGFTDPSNNKNRFCLGLLSNVNRNSTIENTRRHIGKGVHLYYVGGEVYAECLSDTSIFVQSRNCNYHHGFHPTTVCKIPSGCSLKIFNNQEFAQLLAQSVNHGFEAVYELTKMCTIRMSFVKGWGAEYHRQDVTSTPCWIEVHLHGPLQWLDKVLTQMGSPLNPISSVS; encoded by the exons ATGACCTCCATGTCCAGCCTGTTCTCCTTCACCAGCCCAGCTGTGAAGCGTCTGCTGGGGTGGAAGCAGGGGGACGAGGAGGAGAAATGGGCTGAGAAGGCTGTTGACGCCCTGGTCAagaaactgaagaagaagaagggagCCATGGAGGACCTGGAGAAAGCCCTCAGCAGCCCAGGACAGCCCA GTAAGTGTGTGACCATTCCTCGGTCTCTGGACGGTCGTCTCCAGGTGTCCCACAGGAAGGGTCTCCCCCACGTTATCTACTGCAGGGTGTGGCGCTGGCCCGACCTGCAGTCTCACCATGAGCTCAAGCCCCTGGAGATGTGTGAATACCCCTTCGGCTCCAAACAGAAGGAGGTCTGCATTAACCCCTACCACTACAAGAGGGTAGAGAGCCCAG ttctCCCTCCGGTGTTGGTGCCTCGCCACAGTGAGTTCAACCCACAACACAGTCTCCTGGTCCAGTTTAGGAACATGACTCACAACGAGCCCCACATGCCCCTGAACGCCACCTTCCCAGAGTCCTTCCAGCAGCACAGTGGGGGCAGCGGTACCTCCTTCCCCATCTCCCCTAACTCCCCCTACCCCCCCTCCCCAGCCTCCAGCGGAGGGGTGGGCACCTACCCCAACTCTCCTGCCAGCTCCGGACCCTCCAGCCCCTTCCAGCTTCCAG ctgacaCCCCACCCCCGGCCTACATGCCCCCTGACGAGCAGATGGGACAGGAGGGGTCCATGGAGACCACCAGCAGCAGCGGGCCCAGGAACATGCCTAGTGGGG ATGTGCAGCCAGTGGAGTATGAGGAACCTAGCCACTGGTGCAGTATTGTGTACTATGAGTTGAACAACAGAGTGGGTGAGGCCTACCATGCCTCTTCTACCAGCGTCCTGGTGGACGGCTTCACCGACCCCTCCAACAACAAGAATCGCTTCTGCCTGGGGTTGCTCTCCAACGTCAACCGCAACTCAACCATAGAGAACACACGCCGCCACATCGGCAAAG gggtCCACCTGTACTATGTAGGAGGTGAGGTCTATGCAGAGTGTCTGAGCGACACCAGTATCTTCGTTCAGAGTCGTAACTGTAACTACCACCACGGTTTCCACCCCACCACGGTGTGTAAGATCCCTAGTGGCTGCAGTCTGAAGATCTTTAACAACCAGGAATTTGCACAGCTACTGGCCCAGTCTGTTAACCACGGCTTTGAGGCTGTCTACGAACTCACCAAGATGTGCACCATCCGCATGAGCTTTGTAAAG GGCTGGGGAGCTGAGTATCACCGACAAGATGTCACCAGCACCCCCTGTTGGATAGAAGTGCACCTTCACGGCCCTCTGCAGTGGCTGGATAAAGTGCTGACACAGATGGGCTCTCCTCTCAACCCCATCTCTTCAGTGTCCTAA
- the LOC121538602 gene encoding mothers against decapentaplegic homolog 5 isoform X1, whose protein sequence is MTSMSSLFSFTSPAVKRLLGWKQGDEEEKWAEKAVDALVKKLKKKKGAMEDLEKALSSPGQPSKCVTIPRSLDGRLQVSHRKGLPHVIYCRVWRWPDLQSHHELKPLEMCEYPFGSKQKEVCINPYHYKRVESPVLPPVLVPRHSEFNPQHSLLVQFRNMTHNEPHMPLNATFPESFQQHSGGSGTSFPISPNSPYPPSPASSGGVGTYPNSPASSGPSSPFQLPGRSDTPPPAYMPPDEQMGQEGSMETTSSSGPRNMPSGDVQPVEYEEPSHWCSIVYYELNNRVGEAYHASSTSVLVDGFTDPSNNKNRFCLGLLSNVNRNSTIENTRRHIGKGVHLYYVGGEVYAECLSDTSIFVQSRNCNYHHGFHPTTVCKIPSGCSLKIFNNQEFAQLLAQSVNHGFEAVYELTKMCTIRMSFVKGWGAEYHRQDVTSTPCWIEVHLHGPLQWLDKVLTQMGSPLNPISSVS, encoded by the exons ATGACCTCCATGTCCAGCCTGTTCTCCTTCACCAGCCCAGCTGTGAAGCGTCTGCTGGGGTGGAAGCAGGGGGACGAGGAGGAGAAATGGGCTGAGAAGGCTGTTGACGCCCTGGTCAagaaactgaagaagaagaagggagCCATGGAGGACCTGGAGAAAGCCCTCAGCAGCCCAGGACAGCCCA GTAAGTGTGTGACCATTCCTCGGTCTCTGGACGGTCGTCTCCAGGTGTCCCACAGGAAGGGTCTCCCCCACGTTATCTACTGCAGGGTGTGGCGCTGGCCCGACCTGCAGTCTCACCATGAGCTCAAGCCCCTGGAGATGTGTGAATACCCCTTCGGCTCCAAACAGAAGGAGGTCTGCATTAACCCCTACCACTACAAGAGGGTAGAGAGCCCAG ttctCCCTCCGGTGTTGGTGCCTCGCCACAGTGAGTTCAACCCACAACACAGTCTCCTGGTCCAGTTTAGGAACATGACTCACAACGAGCCCCACATGCCCCTGAACGCCACCTTCCCAGAGTCCTTCCAGCAGCACAGTGGGGGCAGCGGTACCTCCTTCCCCATCTCCCCTAACTCCCCCTACCCCCCCTCCCCAGCCTCCAGCGGAGGGGTGGGCACCTACCCCAACTCTCCTGCCAGCTCCGGACCCTCCAGCCCCTTCCAGCTTCCAGGTAGAT ctgacaCCCCACCCCCGGCCTACATGCCCCCTGACGAGCAGATGGGACAGGAGGGGTCCATGGAGACCACCAGCAGCAGCGGGCCCAGGAACATGCCTAGTGGGG ATGTGCAGCCAGTGGAGTATGAGGAACCTAGCCACTGGTGCAGTATTGTGTACTATGAGTTGAACAACAGAGTGGGTGAGGCCTACCATGCCTCTTCTACCAGCGTCCTGGTGGACGGCTTCACCGACCCCTCCAACAACAAGAATCGCTTCTGCCTGGGGTTGCTCTCCAACGTCAACCGCAACTCAACCATAGAGAACACACGCCGCCACATCGGCAAAG gggtCCACCTGTACTATGTAGGAGGTGAGGTCTATGCAGAGTGTCTGAGCGACACCAGTATCTTCGTTCAGAGTCGTAACTGTAACTACCACCACGGTTTCCACCCCACCACGGTGTGTAAGATCCCTAGTGGCTGCAGTCTGAAGATCTTTAACAACCAGGAATTTGCACAGCTACTGGCCCAGTCTGTTAACCACGGCTTTGAGGCTGTCTACGAACTCACCAAGATGTGCACCATCCGCATGAGCTTTGTAAAG GGCTGGGGAGCTGAGTATCACCGACAAGATGTCACCAGCACCCCCTGTTGGATAGAAGTGCACCTTCACGGCCCTCTGCAGTGGCTGGATAAAGTGCTGACACAGATGGGCTCTCCTCTCAACCCCATCTCTTCAGTGTCCTAA
- the LOC121538596 gene encoding E3 ubiquitin-protein ligase synoviolin — translation MVRAALVTATSLALTGAVVGHAYFLKHQFYPTVVYLTKSSPSIAVLYIQAFVLVFLLGKFMRKVFFGQLRAAEMEHLIERSWYAVTETCLAFTVFRDDFSPRFVALFTLLLFIKCFHWLAEDRVDFMERSPNISWIFHFRVLSLMVLLGVLDFLFVNHACHSIITRGASVQLVFGFEYAILMTMVLTAFIKYTLHTVHLQSDSPWDNKAVYMLYTELFTGFIKVLLYMAFMTIMIKVHTFPLFAIRPMYLAMRQFKKAVTDAVMSRRAIRNMNTLYPDATPEDLLASDNVCIICREEMVTGAKKLPCNHIFHSSCLRSWFQRQQTCPTCRMDVLRASNPNQPPAPAPAQPPAPAAPANAPVPGPPGNVGPGMMPHFPPGLFPFWGPFPGAAPPAGAPGAPGATDAPQATEAAQTQGAGTSQSAGASTVGAAPGGPMPGFPFSSFPPPLFPSAPWLTMPPPPPFVSAMPPPPPALSTMSEAELRELEQEGRRGLEARLQCLHNIHTLLDAAMLNIHHYLTTVATLTPPRSETSSSAGEASGSSPPSASAETQENDCQSSTAAEAEPEAEAVNGATGFSQPDSTTLGDSEDQGDGEEVGGDGEPNPSELRRRRLRKLETTPPPPDH, via the exons ATGGTGCGTGCGGCCCTGGTGACTGCCACCAGTCTGGCTCTGACTGGCGCAGTGGTTGGCCACGCCTACTTCCTGAAACACCAGTTCTACCCCACTGTGGTCTACCTGACCAAAAGCAGCCCCAGTATAGCG GTGTTGTACATCCAGGCCTTTGTGCTGGTGTTCCTGTTGGGAAAGTTCATGCGTAAAGTCTTCTTCGGACAGCTGAGAGCTGCAGAGATGGAG CATCTGATCGAGCGGTCCTGGTATGCTGTCACAGAGACGTGTCTGGCCTTCACAGTGTTCAGAGATGACTTCTCTCCCCGCTTCGTAGCACTCTTCACCCTGCTGCTCTTCATCAAGTGCTTCCACTGGCTGGCCGAGGACAGGGTGGACTTT ATGGAGAGAAGTCCTAATATATCCTGGATCTTCCACTTCAGGGTGTTAT ctCTGATGGTGTTGCTGGGAGTTCTGGACTTCCTGTTCGTCAACCATGCCTGTCACAGTATCATCACACGGGGGGCCTCTGTCCAACTGGTCTTTGGATTTGAG TACGCCATCCTGATGACTATGGTGCTCACCGCCTTCATCAAGTACACCCTCCACACTGTCCACCTCCAGAGTGACAGCCCCTGGGACAACAAAGCAGTCTACATGCTGTACACTGAGCTCTTCACTG GTTTCATCAAGGTCCTTCTGTATATGGCGTTCATGACCATCATGATAAAGGTGCACACCTTCCCCCTATTCGCCATCCGGCCCATGTACCTGGCTATGAG GCAGTTCAAGAAAGCTGTAACGGATGCAGTAATGTCCCGGCGAGCCATCCGCAACATGAATACACT TTACCCAGATGCCACTCCTGAAGATCTGCTGGCTTCAGACAACGTGTGTATCATCTGTCGTGAAGAAATGGTGACTGGAGCCAAGAAACTTCCCTGCAACCATATCTTCCACTCAAG TTGCCTTCGCTCCTGGTTCCAGAGACAGCAGACGTGTCCTACATGTCGTATGGATGTCCTCCGGGCCTCTAACCCCAACCAGCCCCCCGCCCCAGCCCCTGCCCAGCCCCCTGCTCCAGCAGCACCAGCCAACGCCCCTGTCCCTGGTCCACCTGGGAACG TTGGTCCTGGAATGATGCCCCACTTCCCCCCAGGGCTGTTTCCTTTCTGGGGCCCCTTCCCTGGAGCGGCCCCCCCTGCTGGTGCTCCTGGCGCCCCAGGGGCCACAGACGCCCCTCAGGCCACAGAAGCAGCTCAGACTCAGGGAGCTG GCACCAGTCAGTCCGCTGGGGCCAGTACAGTCGGTGCTGCTCCAGGAGGCCCTATGCCTGGGTtccccttctcctccttcccACCCCCACTGTTCCCCTCAGCTCCGTGGCTGACTATGCCACCACCTCCACCGTTTG TGTCAGCCATGCCCCCTCCTCCCCCGGCCCTGTCCACCATGTCAGAGGCTGAGCTGAGGGAGCTGGAGCAGGAGGGCCGTAGAGGCCTGGAGGCCAGACTGCAGTGTCTCCACAACATCCACACTCTGCTGGACGCTGCCATGCTCAACATCCACCATTACCTCACTACCGTCGCCACACTCAC TCCTCCTCGGTCAGAAACCAGCAGCTCTGCTGGCGAGGCCAGTGGATCATCTCCTCCCTCCGCTAGTGCAGAAACCCAGGAGAATGACTGTCAGAGCAGTACAG ccGCTGAAGCTGAACCTGAAGCTGAAGCTGTGAACGGGGCCACAGGTTTCTCCCAGCCAGACTCTACCACGTTGGGCGACAGTGAAGACCAGGGGGATGGAGAAGAAGTTGGGGGAGACGGAGAGCCCAACCCTTCGGAGCTGAGGCGCCGTCGTCTCCGCAAACTCGAGACTACACCCCCTCCTCCTGACCACTGA